The following are encoded together in the uncultured Sphaerochaeta sp. genome:
- a CDS encoding extracellular solute-binding protein, giving the protein MRKSVTILLVLLVFMTPLFAAGTSEAKEAGPITIWAWDPNFNISIMNEAVSRYQEKHPDATFEIVELAKADVEQKLHTNLASRTTQGLPDIVLIEDYNVQKYLTSYPGQFADLSDAFNYGDFVDYKADVMKLDGKYYGVPFDSGVSGFFYRTDLLKKAGFEAKDLENITWNRFADIAKEYKAKTGQYMLANDKSDGGLFRIMLQSAGSWYFDNEGNPALVNNAALQEAMKLYKRFVSEDLAFPSNGWNEWVGAFNSGKVASVTTGVWIIGSVKAASDQSGLWAVAPTPRLDLPNSANASNLGGSSWFVLENGANRDKAIEFMKEIYGNDKEFYQTILMNNGAIGSYIPAFSGDAFETKDAFFGNKPIFKDLSDWASMVPKVNVGQYTYEADAAVMAVMEDYYTGKSTLEEAIKAAENQLKNSIQ; this is encoded by the coding sequence ATGAGAAAAAGCGTAACTATTTTATTGGTGCTCTTGGTTTTTATGACACCATTATTTGCGGCAGGGACGAGTGAAGCAAAGGAGGCAGGTCCAATTACCATTTGGGCTTGGGATCCAAACTTCAATATCTCAATCATGAATGAGGCAGTCAGCCGATATCAGGAAAAACATCCTGATGCAACGTTTGAAATCGTTGAACTTGCAAAGGCAGATGTTGAACAGAAACTCCATACCAATTTAGCTTCCCGCACAACCCAGGGGTTGCCTGACATCGTACTCATCGAAGACTACAACGTACAGAAATACTTGACCAGTTATCCTGGCCAGTTTGCAGACCTGAGTGATGCATTTAATTATGGTGACTTTGTAGACTATAAAGCTGATGTCATGAAATTGGATGGTAAATACTACGGTGTTCCTTTCGATTCTGGCGTATCCGGTTTCTTCTATCGCACTGATCTGCTCAAGAAAGCTGGCTTTGAGGCCAAGGACCTTGAAAACATCACCTGGAATCGTTTTGCCGATATTGCAAAAGAGTATAAGGCGAAAACCGGTCAGTATATGCTCGCCAATGACAAGAGTGATGGTGGTCTGTTCAGAATTATGCTCCAAAGTGCAGGAAGCTGGTATTTCGATAATGAAGGAAACCCAGCGCTCGTGAATAATGCAGCACTTCAGGAAGCCATGAAACTGTACAAGCGCTTTGTATCAGAAGACCTCGCATTCCCTTCAAATGGATGGAATGAGTGGGTTGGTGCATTCAACTCAGGAAAAGTCGCTTCTGTAACCACAGGCGTCTGGATTATTGGTTCAGTCAAGGCTGCCTCTGACCAGAGTGGTCTTTGGGCAGTAGCTCCAACCCCACGACTTGACCTTCCCAACTCCGCCAATGCATCCAATCTGGGTGGTTCCTCCTGGTTTGTCCTTGAGAATGGTGCAAACCGTGACAAGGCTATTGAATTCATGAAAGAGATTTATGGAAACGATAAGGAGTTCTACCAGACCATCCTGATGAACAATGGTGCCATCGGTTCCTATATTCCAGCCTTTAGTGGAGACGCTTTCGAAACAAAGGATGCATTCTTTGGGAACAAGCCAATCTTCAAAGACTTGAGTGACTGGGCATCCATGGTTCCAAAGGTGAACGTAGGTCAGTATACCTATGAAGCTGATGCTGCAGTAATGGCTGTTATGGAAGATTACTATACCGGCAAGTCAACACTCGAAGAGGCTATCAAGGCTGCTGAGAATCAGTTGAAGAATTCAATTCAATAG
- a CDS encoding sugar ABC transporter permease: protein MATEKRLDRVGWYFIIPASILLACFIVYPIFYSLYLSFTSTKGIVSEFVGVKNYIRMFNDPMFFLALKNTFRLLLLQVPIMLVLAITFAAILNNKKIRFRGFFRTALFLPSVTSLIAYSILFKMLFSYEGLINNALLKLHIIDIPLQWMSVPRLATFVLIIAMIWRWTGYNMIFYLSAMQNISDDLYEAASIDGSTKIQSFFTITIPLLKPIILFTTVMSTIGTLQLFDEPMNLSQGGTTASMVGPDNCFLTLSVYIYNICFKYTPNFGYAATVSYAILVIIALLTLVQFRLSSDKDENMQKKLERAERKLQRGASR, encoded by the coding sequence ATGGCTACTGAAAAGCGACTAGATCGGGTTGGTTGGTATTTTATCATCCCTGCCTCAATACTGCTGGCTTGTTTTATTGTATATCCCATTTTTTACTCACTCTATCTCTCCTTTACCTCAACAAAGGGAATCGTAAGTGAATTTGTCGGGGTGAAGAATTATATCAGAATGTTCAATGATCCGATGTTTTTCCTGGCATTGAAGAATACATTCAGACTCTTGTTGCTTCAGGTTCCGATCATGTTGGTGCTGGCCATAACCTTCGCTGCAATTCTGAACAACAAGAAAATCAGGTTCAGGGGATTCTTTAGAACAGCACTCTTTCTTCCCTCTGTAACGTCCTTGATTGCCTATTCCATCCTGTTCAAGATGCTGTTTAGCTATGAGGGACTGATTAACAACGCTCTCCTCAAATTGCATATTATAGATATTCCCCTACAGTGGATGAGTGTTCCTAGGCTTGCGACCTTCGTTCTGATCATTGCCATGATCTGGAGATGGACTGGCTACAATATGATCTTCTATCTTTCTGCAATGCAAAATATCTCTGACGATCTGTATGAAGCCGCTTCCATCGATGGATCGACGAAAATACAGAGTTTTTTCACCATCACGATACCGCTTTTAAAGCCGATTATTCTCTTTACTACGGTCATGTCCACGATAGGAACGCTTCAGTTGTTTGATGAGCCGATGAACCTCTCTCAGGGGGGGACTACAGCAAGTATGGTAGGACCTGACAATTGCTTCCTCACGTTGAGTGTGTATATCTATAATATTTGTTTCAAGTACACTCCGAATTTTGGATATGCTGCTACCGTGAGTTATGCAATCCTGGTTATTATCGCATTGTTGACCTTAGTGCAATTCAGATTAAGCAGTGACAAAGATGAGAATATGCAAAAGAAGCTGGAACGAGCAGAGAGAAAACTGCAGAGAGGAGCATCAAGATGA
- a CDS encoding carbohydrate ABC transporter permease, whose amino-acid sequence MNMKKGLGTFFLYLFLCVSAFLSIFPFIWIVLGSTNSAVDIQTGKLSFGDQLGVNLKNLFGQADMGGALFNSAKIAVLTVLLSLLVTSMAAYGFQMYKSRVREKTYSFFLLTMMIPFASLMIPLFQIIVVLRLLNSHTAIILVGSISVFMIFFFRQSFVNYQTEILQAARVDGAGELRIFFTIFFPSMKSTYAAGAIYAFMTSWNAYIWPLIVLQSNDKRTSTLLISSLSSSYTPDYGVIMTGIALATLPVIIVFFAFQKQFVQGMVGSVKQ is encoded by the coding sequence ATGAATATGAAGAAAGGATTGGGTACATTCTTTTTGTACTTGTTTTTATGTGTGTCGGCATTTCTTTCCATATTCCCCTTCATCTGGATAGTTCTGGGGTCTACCAATAGTGCTGTGGATATTCAAACAGGTAAACTCTCATTTGGCGATCAGTTGGGTGTTAATCTGAAGAACCTGTTTGGTCAGGCTGATATGGGCGGCGCGCTTTTCAATTCAGCTAAGATCGCGGTGCTTACCGTGCTGCTCTCTCTTCTGGTGACCAGCATGGCGGCATATGGGTTCCAGATGTACAAATCAAGAGTAAGGGAGAAGACCTATTCATTTTTCTTGCTCACCATGATGATTCCCTTTGCCTCCCTCATGATTCCCCTCTTCCAGATTATCGTGGTGCTTCGGCTGCTGAACTCGCATACAGCCATTATCCTGGTGGGCAGCATCAGTGTCTTCATGATTTTCTTTTTCCGGCAGAGCTTCGTGAATTACCAGACAGAGATTCTTCAGGCTGCCCGAGTTGATGGAGCAGGTGAATTGCGCATTTTCTTCACCATATTTTTCCCGAGTATGAAAAGCACGTATGCTGCTGGTGCCATCTATGCCTTTATGACGAGTTGGAATGCATATATTTGGCCACTTATCGTGTTGCAATCGAATGACAAGCGGACATCAACGCTTTTGATCTCTTCATTATCTTCCTCTTACACACCTGATTATGGGGTGATTATGACAGGTATTGCCTTGGCTACACTTCCTGTCATTATCGTATTCTTTGCCTTCCAGAAACAGTTTGTGCAAGGCATGGTAGGTTCAGTCAAACAGTAA
- a CDS encoding glycoside hydrolase family 2 TIM barrel-domain containing protein — translation MQCNQSLDPTVFQENRLPPHALFAQQKAVKEISLNGDWHFSYFESPSEATSLFLDRTQLRAMERIEVPSHFPLKGYGVPQYTNTVYPWDGVHAVRPPAIPDLNPTGCYAKTVTITDENLENDILIRFDGVDSAMYLYVNGRYVGYKEDSFSPGEFLISPFLKRGENLISVMVLRFSTGSWLEDQDFWRIPGIFRSVRLLICKPIRIVDVFVRPTLSDDYRTGEVSFEVTPSREGRYEYEIHIDGQEYPGLKMSLKNPLPWSAEVPNLYHYTLVLKQDNIVLDSVTGYFGFRKIEIRGRTIYLNGKRLIFRGVNRHEFDPHAGRAIDEALIEKDLLLMKQHNINALRTSHYPNHPYVYDLCDQLGIYVMDEINLETHGTWMVAGRAERKPHTIPDDKMQWRDAVLDRAQSMAMRDKNHPSILFYSCGNESFGGPIIADVAAYFRSLGDNHLVHYEGIFHDRRFDSTSDVESRMYARIPEIQEYLKEGEKPFLLCEYAHAMGNSVGNLDEYVALEDESEAYAGGFIWDFVDQSLMQEGKELCGLGFSNPTDGYFCINGLVDGERNISAKLQQVAFSYSPITIDFIPRVSSNKEQQYEIQIRNKHAFISTDGYEFLYTYTLDGNEIASEYLRVSLGPFEKNTYVIPSLEMVRPSVFDECACMVGELQLIVSVVQKHDTPWAKKGHTIVSVSQVLRYGSTQMVPPGEADALIEGDMHTGHRSGNFSFLIDHHHGEIVAIQHKMRNILQSAVKLEFWRAPTDNDIGVNPLLPTMECKLASLYQVAEYFNRENNVFSAGIRCGSTLVKVSYWFSGNKVIMNIEPPRFSSPIPCFGITFSVDSRYRNVSYYGNEMMESYQDRRGGNVLRYVEFDPYLDQKSYLHPQEYGNRIDVRSLTLIDNHDQGLRIRSNRTFECSVLPYSCHELEQARYIHELPETEKLHVRILEGQSGVGGDDSWGAPVHEAYRYHGPETDWMVEIEVF, via the coding sequence ATGCAATGCAACCAATCTCTTGACCCAACCGTTTTTCAAGAAAACCGACTCCCTCCTCATGCTCTCTTTGCTCAGCAAAAAGCAGTCAAGGAAATCAGCCTGAATGGGGATTGGCATTTTTCCTATTTTGAATCTCCTTCAGAGGCTACTTCCCTTTTCTTGGATAGGACACAGCTTCGAGCTATGGAACGTATTGAGGTTCCTTCTCACTTCCCCCTGAAAGGCTACGGTGTACCTCAGTATACGAATACGGTGTACCCATGGGATGGAGTGCATGCAGTACGTCCACCTGCTATCCCTGATTTGAATCCTACAGGGTGTTATGCAAAGACAGTCACCATCACGGATGAGAATCTAGAGAATGACATACTTATTCGCTTTGATGGCGTTGACTCTGCAATGTATCTCTATGTGAATGGACGGTATGTGGGGTATAAGGAAGATAGCTTCTCCCCTGGGGAGTTTCTTATTTCCCCATTTCTTAAGCGTGGGGAGAATCTCATCTCAGTGATGGTATTACGATTCTCAACGGGAAGTTGGCTTGAGGATCAAGACTTTTGGCGGATCCCTGGAATTTTTCGCTCAGTAAGGTTATTGATCTGTAAACCGATCAGGATAGTGGATGTTTTTGTCCGTCCAACACTCAGTGACGATTACCGAACAGGAGAGGTATCCTTTGAGGTGACTCCTTCAAGAGAAGGAAGGTATGAGTATGAAATACATATCGATGGGCAAGAATATCCTGGATTGAAGATGTCTCTCAAGAATCCATTGCCTTGGAGTGCCGAGGTTCCAAATCTGTATCATTATACCCTGGTACTCAAACAAGACAATATTGTACTTGACTCAGTGACAGGGTATTTTGGTTTTAGGAAGATTGAAATCAGAGGTCGGACAATCTATCTTAATGGAAAAAGGCTGATTTTCCGCGGAGTCAACCGGCATGAATTTGACCCCCATGCGGGAAGAGCCATCGATGAAGCATTGATTGAAAAAGACTTGTTGCTGATGAAGCAACACAACATCAATGCATTGAGAACCAGTCACTATCCCAACCATCCGTATGTCTATGATCTTTGTGATCAATTGGGTATCTATGTTATGGATGAAATCAATTTGGAAACCCATGGCACTTGGATGGTTGCCGGTAGGGCGGAAAGGAAACCCCATACAATTCCAGACGATAAGATGCAGTGGCGGGATGCGGTACTTGATCGGGCACAATCAATGGCGATGCGTGACAAGAACCACCCCTCCATTCTTTTTTACTCATGTGGGAATGAGAGCTTTGGGGGACCCATCATCGCCGATGTGGCTGCATACTTCAGGAGCCTGGGTGATAATCATCTTGTACACTATGAAGGAATTTTTCATGACAGGCGTTTTGATTCCACCAGTGATGTAGAGAGTAGGATGTATGCCAGGATTCCAGAGATTCAGGAGTATCTCAAAGAAGGGGAGAAACCGTTCCTGCTCTGTGAATATGCACATGCTATGGGCAATAGTGTTGGTAATCTGGATGAGTATGTTGCCCTCGAAGATGAATCTGAAGCATACGCAGGGGGATTCATCTGGGATTTTGTTGATCAGAGTCTTATGCAGGAGGGGAAGGAGCTTTGTGGCTTAGGTTTCAGTAACCCGACTGACGGCTATTTCTGTATCAACGGGCTTGTTGACGGAGAGCGCAATATATCTGCTAAACTCCAGCAGGTTGCCTTTTCCTATAGTCCGATAACAATCGATTTCATACCAAGAGTGTCCAGCAATAAAGAGCAACAATATGAGATCCAGATACGCAACAAGCATGCATTCATCAGTACCGATGGGTATGAGTTCTTGTACACTTATACGCTGGATGGTAATGAGATAGCATCAGAATATTTGCGTGTTTCACTGGGGCCCTTCGAGAAAAATACCTATGTGATCCCATCCCTCGAAATGGTAAGGCCATCAGTATTTGATGAGTGTGCTTGCATGGTGGGAGAGCTCCAACTGATAGTGAGCGTAGTGCAAAAGCATGATACCCCTTGGGCAAAGAAAGGGCATACCATTGTGAGTGTTTCTCAGGTCCTCCGCTATGGATCCACCCAAATGGTGCCACCTGGAGAAGCTGATGCCCTGATTGAAGGAGATATGCATACGGGTCATCGCAGTGGCAATTTCTCCTTCTTGATCGATCATCACCATGGAGAAATTGTCGCAATACAACACAAGATGCGAAATATTCTCCAGAGCGCAGTAAAGTTGGAGTTCTGGCGTGCACCGACTGACAATGACATTGGTGTCAATCCGCTCCTTCCCACCATGGAGTGTAAACTGGCATCGTTGTACCAAGTGGCTGAGTATTTCAACAGAGAAAACAATGTGTTTTCTGCGGGTATCCGATGTGGCTCCACTTTGGTGAAGGTCTCCTATTGGTTCTCAGGGAATAAGGTAATCATGAACATTGAACCACCAAGATTCTCTTCCCCGATCCCTTGTTTCGGGATTACCTTCTCGGTGGATAGTCGTTATCGGAATGTTTCTTACTACGGAAATGAGATGATGGAAAGCTATCAAGACCGTAGAGGTGGCAATGTGTTGAGATATGTTGAATTCGACCCATATCTTGACCAGAAATCCTATCTCCATCCTCAGGAGTATGGGAACAGGATTGATGTGAGAAGCTTAACACTTATAGACAACCATGATCAGGGACTGAGAATCAGGTCAAATAGAACCTTCGAGTGTTCTGTCTTGCCCTACAGTTGCCATGAGCTGGAGCAAGCGAGGTATATCCATGAGCTCCCAGAGACAGAAAAATTACACGTGAGGATTCTCGAAGGACAGAGTGGGGTTGGGGGAGATGACTCCTGGGGAGCTCCAGTGCATGAAGCATATCGTTATCATGGGCCAGAGACTGATTGGATGGTAGAGATTGAGGTCTTTTGA
- a CDS encoding MFS transporter — translation MYKRTIRACYLGNFIGALTCNLAPLLYVTFMSELGLTFEQVGRLTLLNFFTQIVADLVFSRPVDRYGVRPFITLGHFLAFVGFLFLALAPRLFPHNTYLGLMLATIIYSIGGGLFELLLSAIVQAIPGDAKESAMSLLHSFYAWGFIVVVIGTTLMIQLFGRGNWVFVVLIWSVFPLLNFINFLTVPLAPAVHEDHRTKIRELLASRYFLFVVLGIAVGGATEVSMSQWTSTFAETALGLPKEVGDLVGLCLFALLLGTIRAVYGAWGTRFPLYKAMLMGSILCVVCYLVAALSPLPIVSLVACIFAGLGAGLLWPGSVVNGANRFPLAGSSLFAFLAAGGDAGAAFGPWLIGVTADVFPNLVTKAPWLRGLSEADAALRSGMLVGTMFPLLMVLFLMRMHRLEKQK, via the coding sequence ATGTACAAACGCACCATTCGAGCCTGTTACCTAGGTAATTTTATTGGGGCCTTGACCTGCAACCTTGCTCCGCTCCTCTATGTAACCTTCATGAGTGAGCTTGGTCTCACCTTTGAACAGGTCGGGCGTCTCACCTTGCTCAATTTCTTTACCCAGATTGTTGCTGACCTTGTCTTCAGCAGACCGGTTGACCGCTATGGGGTCAGACCGTTCATTACCCTGGGGCACTTTCTGGCATTCGTAGGTTTTCTGTTCCTTGCCCTTGCTCCTCGCTTATTCCCTCACAATACCTATCTTGGCTTGATGCTTGCAACTATCATCTACTCCATAGGTGGTGGACTCTTCGAACTATTGTTGAGTGCAATCGTACAGGCAATCCCTGGGGATGCAAAGGAGAGTGCAATGAGCCTTTTGCACTCGTTCTATGCTTGGGGATTCATTGTTGTCGTCATTGGTACGACACTGATGATCCAGCTCTTCGGTCGCGGGAACTGGGTGTTTGTTGTCTTGATCTGGTCAGTTTTCCCTCTCTTGAATTTCATCAACTTCTTGACTGTCCCCCTTGCCCCTGCTGTTCATGAGGACCACCGAACAAAGATACGAGAGCTGCTTGCATCCAGATACTTCCTCTTTGTTGTACTCGGTATTGCTGTCGGCGGCGCTACTGAGGTCTCCATGAGCCAATGGACCAGTACCTTTGCCGAAACTGCACTGGGGCTGCCGAAGGAAGTGGGGGACTTGGTAGGTCTTTGCTTGTTTGCCCTGCTGCTGGGAACCATACGTGCCGTCTATGGTGCATGGGGTACCCGTTTCCCGTTGTACAAGGCAATGTTGATGGGATCGATACTCTGCGTAGTGTGTTATCTTGTGGCTGCCTTGAGTCCACTTCCCATTGTCAGCTTGGTTGCCTGTATTTTTGCAGGATTGGGAGCAGGGCTTCTCTGGCCAGGATCAGTGGTTAACGGTGCAAATCGTTTCCCCCTTGCTGGATCCTCTCTTTTTGCCTTCCTGGCTGCAGGTGGGGATGCAGGAGCAGCCTTCGGCCCCTGGCTCATTGGTGTCACTGCTGATGTATTCCCCAATCTGGTTACCAAGGCTCCTTGGCTGCGAGGACTCTCCGAGGCTGATGCTGCACTGAGAAGCGGAATGCTTGTCGGCACCATGTTTCCCCTGCTGATGGTCTTGTTTCTTATGAGGATGCATCGCCTTGAGAAGCAGAAGTAG
- a CDS encoding cyclic nucleotide-binding domain-containing protein, with protein sequence MSECTIDNEFLCKHSMFGGLNDASLSLIKPYLEEHTFEENVTILKQGEPNNRVHFIVEGEVAIVRQSETNKKQSRIITTLHNGDSFGEMELIDIQNCAASVVTTAVSRVITLSNKDLYKISLVDLKTYTMLVLNLARDISRRLRGADEMLAMVKNRATMPTSASQGDASS encoded by the coding sequence ATGAGTGAATGCACAATCGACAATGAATTTCTCTGCAAACACAGCATGTTTGGCGGCCTCAACGATGCTTCTCTCTCTTTGATTAAACCCTATCTGGAGGAGCATACCTTTGAAGAGAATGTTACCATTCTCAAACAAGGGGAACCCAACAACCGCGTACACTTCATTGTCGAGGGTGAGGTTGCCATTGTCAGGCAATCAGAGACCAACAAGAAACAGAGCAGAATCATTACAACATTGCATAATGGGGATAGTTTTGGAGAAATGGAACTCATCGACATCCAAAACTGTGCGGCCTCAGTGGTAACCACTGCTGTGAGCCGAGTCATCACCCTCTCCAACAAGGATCTCTACAAGATATCACTTGTTGACCTGAAGACCTACACCATGCTCGTTCTCAACCTTGCGAGGGATATTTCAAGAAGGCTTCGTGGTGCAGATGAAATGCTCGCCATGGTCAAGAACCGTGCCACCATGCCTACTTCTGCTTCTCAAGGCGATGCATCCTCATAA
- a CDS encoding TolC family protein — MNRKLLLLLVLLIVGILGLGANPLGLDDALERARMHNLSLQGNAIDVNAAKRDIDTSWNLFLPNLNLSLSHSGSGPVFNAAEVPGLTGPTKVGFRDTGLSLGLNMQFTLNMAVKEQLESYHLGYQIQKVTYEQAKSEIQRNVTKLFYYLLMEKQNIEVQEANLELARQQWEEVKEKFEQGFASEVEVLTSELSYEQMKPPLQQSKNQYASNLLSLKALLGMDLSEPLEVEGEIPTLIEHLEVTELQEYLAKSYSIALLDLNLASIEKQKELNKKQAFTPSLSLQGNYGISGWNDSYSNSFSDSFSYTVSVALPLDGFIPNSRTQVGLASMDDSLDKLALQRQQALRQMEVRVISQVQNLNMLSLQADLAEQSLAVSERLYEAQVIQYYSGYLGFVSLEESRNNLMRAKQGVLGVQYQYISALIDLLYDLNIPMKEFNPSHES; from the coding sequence ATGAATAGAAAGTTACTACTACTCCTTGTCCTGCTAATAGTAGGGATACTTGGTCTGGGTGCGAATCCCCTTGGTTTGGATGATGCATTGGAACGTGCACGTATGCACAATCTCTCCCTTCAGGGTAATGCCATCGATGTTAACGCAGCAAAGCGCGATATTGATACCTCTTGGAATCTCTTTCTTCCCAATCTCAATCTCTCTCTTTCCCATTCCGGCTCTGGTCCTGTGTTTAATGCCGCAGAAGTACCCGGTCTCACAGGACCAACGAAAGTAGGTTTTCGTGATACCGGTCTCTCCCTAGGCCTCAACATGCAATTCACCTTGAATATGGCGGTAAAAGAGCAACTAGAGAGCTATCATCTGGGGTATCAGATTCAGAAGGTGACCTATGAACAGGCGAAATCTGAAATACAAAGGAATGTGACCAAGTTGTTCTATTATCTCTTGATGGAGAAACAGAACATAGAAGTACAGGAAGCGAACCTGGAGCTTGCCCGCCAGCAGTGGGAGGAAGTGAAGGAGAAGTTCGAGCAAGGGTTTGCCAGTGAGGTTGAGGTGCTCACCTCTGAGCTCTCCTATGAGCAGATGAAGCCACCCTTGCAACAGTCAAAAAACCAGTATGCATCAAACTTGCTCTCCTTGAAGGCACTGCTGGGAATGGATCTTTCTGAGCCTTTGGAGGTGGAAGGAGAGATTCCTACTCTCATAGAGCATCTTGAAGTAACAGAGTTGCAGGAGTATCTTGCAAAGAGCTATTCCATTGCACTTCTTGACTTGAACCTTGCGAGCATTGAAAAGCAGAAAGAACTGAACAAGAAACAGGCATTCACCCCATCCCTCAGCCTGCAAGGGAATTATGGGATTTCTGGGTGGAATGACTCCTACAGCAACTCATTCAGTGATAGTTTTTCCTATACGGTAAGTGTAGCACTTCCCCTTGATGGGTTTATACCAAACTCACGAACCCAGGTAGGACTTGCGTCCATGGATGACTCGCTTGATAAACTTGCCTTGCAGCGTCAGCAGGCGCTCCGCCAGATGGAGGTACGTGTCATCTCCCAGGTGCAGAATCTGAATATGCTCTCTCTCCAAGCAGACCTTGCCGAGCAAAGTCTTGCCGTGAGTGAACGACTCTATGAAGCACAGGTCATCCAATACTACAGCGGATACTTGGGCTTTGTGAGTCTTGAAGAATCGAGGAATAACCTTATGCGCGCAAAACAAGGAGTGCTTGGTGTCCAGTACCAATACATCAGTGCCCTTATCGACCTACTTTACGATCTGAATATTCCAATGAAGGAGTTTAATCCATCCCATGAATCCTAA
- a CDS encoding efflux RND transporter periplasmic adaptor subunit, with protein sequence MNPNTSKKRIVGVSVLVILILAATAVIVINPFAELIEKQKASETEVVEDATVSVTVQALEPRNLQNVIQGNGNVIDPSSIDVYPEVAGTLTSLLVKVGEQVEKDQVMGTVDPSRAGMVYKESIIKAPASGTVLALPFVQGAVVSGQAPIARLGMLEELEVVMSIAERHVGSVGIGTKARLSFKAFPGKMFTGTVTRLSPVLNPASRTLEIGITVDDTEKQVKSGMFPTVELLTDYLENVLVVPRSSLLYAGAQSYVYVVDSSNVAHRRNVEIGMQVSDMVQIISGLQQGEHLVIQGQSLLTDGAAVRIVQ encoded by the coding sequence ATGAATCCTAATACATCAAAAAAACGCATTGTCGGAGTAAGTGTACTCGTCATTTTGATCCTTGCAGCCACTGCTGTCATTGTTATCAATCCTTTTGCAGAACTCATCGAGAAGCAGAAAGCAAGTGAAACCGAGGTAGTGGAGGACGCAACCGTCTCTGTTACCGTACAAGCGCTCGAACCACGGAACTTGCAAAACGTAATCCAAGGAAATGGTAATGTAATCGATCCCAGTTCGATTGATGTCTATCCTGAGGTTGCCGGTACCCTTACATCCCTTTTGGTAAAAGTTGGAGAACAGGTTGAAAAGGACCAGGTAATGGGGACTGTTGATCCATCCCGTGCTGGGATGGTGTATAAGGAGAGCATCATCAAGGCTCCTGCCTCTGGAACGGTACTTGCACTTCCTTTCGTACAAGGAGCAGTGGTTAGCGGACAGGCGCCCATTGCCCGCTTAGGTATGCTTGAGGAGTTGGAAGTTGTCATGTCCATCGCTGAGCGACATGTCGGTTCGGTGGGGATTGGTACCAAGGCCAGGCTTTCGTTCAAGGCTTTTCCTGGAAAGATGTTCACTGGTACGGTAACCCGTCTTAGCCCGGTTCTCAATCCTGCGAGTAGAACCTTGGAGATTGGAATAACCGTGGATGATACCGAGAAACAGGTCAAGAGTGGCATGTTCCCGACCGTGGAACTCCTCACTGATTATCTTGAAAATGTATTGGTGGTTCCGCGTTCATCACTTCTCTATGCAGGTGCACAAAGCTATGTATATGTAGTTGACTCGAGTAATGTCGCACACAGGAGGAACGTGGAAATCGGTATGCAGGTATCGGATATGGTACAGATTATATCTGGTTTGCAGCAGGGGGAACATCTGGTCATTCAGGGGCAGAGCCTCCTCACCGATGGCGCTGCTGTGCGCATTGTCCAATAG